One region of Mycolicibacterium rhodesiae NBB3 genomic DNA includes:
- a CDS encoding DUF4267 domain-containing protein: MPADRAALVVGGIRLASGVSFLVDPLRANKLWGDPGEPAPTALLLLHSMGYRDALIGGLMIAAAVRGKNTRGWFLASGGADASDLLGGMRVHDDMTRSQQLIGLGGAVVGIGVGLWGATRRRPKPAESD; encoded by the coding sequence ATGCCTGCAGACCGCGCAGCACTCGTCGTGGGCGGCATTCGCCTCGCCTCGGGTGTCTCATTCCTCGTCGACCCTCTTCGTGCCAACAAATTATGGGGAGATCCCGGTGAGCCGGCGCCGACGGCGCTGCTGCTGCTGCATTCGATGGGCTATCGCGACGCTCTCATCGGCGGTTTGATGATCGCCGCTGCGGTGCGCGGTAAGAACACCCGCGGCTGGTTTCTGGCCTCGGGCGGGGCGGACGCGTCCGACTTGTTGGGCGGAATGCGAGTGCACGACGACATGACGCGCTCGCAGCAACTCATCGGTCTCGGCGGCGCCGTGGTGGGGATCGGTGTCGGGCTTTGGGGCGCGACGCGTCGCCGTCCCAAGCCCGCTGAGTCCGACTAG
- a CDS encoding DUF732 domain-containing protein: protein MKYLVGIMLSLAAGAVASATPAAASEDEFVREMQTRYAFLTDGQLRAEGAKICSVLGGGTPASDAVGMVREDLGVSISAAGEIVSAAVVQLGC from the coding sequence TTGAAGTACTTGGTTGGCATCATGCTGTCGTTGGCCGCCGGGGCGGTGGCATCCGCGACGCCTGCCGCGGCCAGTGAAGACGAATTCGTTCGCGAGATGCAGACCAGGTACGCCTTCCTGACCGACGGGCAGTTGCGAGCCGAAGGCGCCAAGATCTGCAGCGTCCTCGGTGGTGGCACACCCGCATCCGACGCCGTAGGCATGGTGCGCGAAGATCTGGGTGTCTCGATTTCAGCTGCCGGCGAAATCGTCAGTGCGGCGGTCGTTCAGCTCGGCTGCTGA
- a CDS encoding MOSC domain-containing protein, translating into MAKVVSVNLAQVRANPAAPSRKTGIDKSPTAEAVMVRAPGSMRSGLGSGLVGDTIGNKKFHGGDDQAVYAYAREDLDEWESRLGRPLTDGMFGENLTTSGVEVTHARIGERWHVGTDGLVLEVSAPRTPCRTFSAFLGLDGWMKTFTNAAKPGAYLRVVSPGTVRADDEISVEHRPDHDVTVNLVFRAKMSEPELLPQLLAADALSAELKDYARRRLGR; encoded by the coding sequence GTGGCAAAGGTGGTCTCCGTCAACCTGGCGCAGGTTCGCGCGAATCCCGCTGCACCGTCGAGGAAAACGGGCATCGACAAATCGCCGACGGCCGAAGCCGTCATGGTTCGAGCGCCCGGATCGATGCGCAGCGGGCTCGGCAGCGGTCTGGTCGGCGACACCATCGGCAACAAAAAATTCCACGGTGGTGACGACCAAGCCGTCTACGCCTATGCGCGCGAGGATCTCGACGAGTGGGAGAGCCGGCTCGGACGCCCGCTCACCGACGGGATGTTCGGCGAAAACCTGACGACATCGGGCGTCGAGGTCACGCATGCGCGTATCGGCGAACGATGGCATGTCGGCACCGACGGACTGGTCCTCGAGGTGTCCGCACCTCGCACTCCGTGCCGGACCTTCTCTGCGTTTCTGGGCCTGGACGGCTGGATGAAGACCTTCACCAATGCCGCGAAACCCGGTGCCTACCTACGGGTTGTGTCACCGGGAACGGTACGGGCGGATGACGAGATCTCCGTCGAGCACCGACCTGATCACGACGTGACGGTCAACCTTGTCTTCCGCGCGAAGATGTCGGAGCCCGAACTGCTTCCCCAGTTGTTGGCCGCCGATGCGCTTTCCGCCGAATTGAAGGACTATGCGCGGCGCCGACTCGGGCGCTAG
- a CDS encoding DUF4383 domain-containing protein, translating into MKWSFAQFGLLIICVFHVVQAVVGFIAEPSFATGPDAPTVQILGMDYNGWHAVAGLALFAPGLVFAMRKSWSVLYLLVAGVGGALPGVWAFFSKQVAYIFAFPNNITDAIVHIATGAVMIAVAAIQIRLDGGFRNSMADLRKA; encoded by the coding sequence GTGAAATGGAGTTTCGCCCAGTTCGGATTGCTGATCATCTGTGTGTTTCACGTCGTGCAGGCCGTCGTCGGATTCATCGCGGAACCGAGCTTCGCCACCGGCCCCGACGCGCCGACCGTCCAGATCCTGGGGATGGATTACAACGGCTGGCACGCTGTTGCCGGACTTGCGCTTTTCGCTCCCGGTCTTGTGTTCGCGATGCGGAAGTCGTGGTCGGTCCTGTATCTGTTGGTGGCGGGCGTGGGCGGAGCCCTGCCGGGTGTGTGGGCGTTCTTCTCGAAGCAGGTCGCCTACATTTTCGCGTTTCCCAACAACATCACCGACGCGATAGTGCACATCGCGACGGGCGCGGTGATGATCGCGGTGGCAGCGATCCAGATCCGCCTCGATGGCGGCTTTCGCAACTCGATGGCCGATCTGCGCAAGGCTTAG
- the aceA gene encoding isocitrate lyase ICL2, protein MAIIEADAAPQTPFEREVADTQQYMDSPRFDGIIRLYTARQVVEQRGTIPTDYPIAREAAAAFYPRLRELFAQKKSITTFGPYSPGQAVVMKRMGIEGIYLGGWATSAKGSISEDPGPDLASYPLSQVPDEAAGLVRALLTADRNQQYLRLKMTEEQRSTAPQYDYRPFIIADADTGHGGDPHVRNLIRRFVESGVPGYHIEDQRPGTKKCGHQGGKVLVPSDEQIKRLNTARFQLDIMRVPGIIVARTDAEAANLLEGRSDERDQPFLLGVTNLKIPSYKSCFLAMVRQFFNAGVTELNGHLLYALPDGEYAAADAWLQRHGIAGAVSEAAKEWQDGADDSIDAIFDKVESKFVDAWQVDAGLQTYGEAVGDLLDFREREGEPSEMSAADWRTFAATAPMYSAREKAKELGADVAWDCERAKTPEGYYQIRGGIPYAIAKSLAAAPFADILWMETKTADLADAKQFADAIHAVYPEQMLAYNLSPSFNWDTTGMSDDEMRAFPEELGKMGFVFNFITYGGHQVDGVACEEFATSLRQEGMLALARLQRKMRLVESPYRTPQTLVGGPRSDAALAASSGRTATTKAMGEGSTQHQHLVQTEVPKKLLEEWLALWSDHYQIGEKLRVQLRPRRAGSDVLDLQILGDGEEPLANVVVDPIKDRHGRNILTVRDQNTFSEKMRKKRLMDVIHLWLIHRFKPEIVYYVTPTEDNIYQTEKMKSHGIFSNVYQEVGEIIVADVNQARIDELLASDREALKRLIAKED, encoded by the coding sequence ATGGCCATTATCGAAGCGGATGCAGCGCCGCAGACACCGTTCGAGCGCGAGGTCGCCGACACCCAGCAATACATGGACAGTCCTCGTTTCGACGGGATCATCCGGCTATACACGGCCCGACAGGTCGTCGAACAGCGCGGCACGATCCCGACCGACTACCCCATCGCGCGCGAGGCCGCCGCGGCGTTCTACCCGCGTCTGCGCGAGCTGTTCGCCCAGAAGAAGAGCATCACCACCTTCGGCCCCTACTCGCCCGGCCAGGCCGTCGTCATGAAGCGGATGGGCATCGAGGGGATCTACCTCGGCGGCTGGGCGACGTCCGCCAAGGGCTCGATCAGCGAGGATCCGGGCCCCGACCTGGCCAGCTACCCGCTGAGTCAGGTGCCAGACGAAGCTGCCGGACTGGTGCGTGCCCTGCTGACCGCCGACCGCAATCAGCAGTACCTCCGGCTGAAGATGACCGAGGAACAGCGCAGTACAGCGCCCCAATACGACTACCGTCCGTTCATCATCGCCGACGCGGACACCGGCCACGGCGGTGATCCCCACGTGCGCAACCTGATTCGGCGCTTTGTCGAGTCGGGCGTGCCCGGGTATCACATCGAGGATCAGCGCCCCGGCACGAAGAAGTGCGGCCACCAGGGCGGCAAGGTGCTGGTGCCCTCCGACGAGCAGATCAAGCGCCTCAACACGGCACGCTTCCAGCTCGACATCATGCGGGTGCCCGGCATCATCGTGGCGCGCACGGACGCCGAAGCGGCGAACCTGCTCGAAGGCAGGTCCGACGAACGCGATCAGCCCTTCCTGCTCGGCGTCACCAACCTCAAGATCCCGTCGTACAAATCCTGCTTCCTCGCGATGGTGCGCCAGTTCTTCAACGCGGGGGTCACGGAGCTCAACGGCCACCTGCTCTACGCACTCCCCGACGGCGAGTACGCCGCCGCCGATGCGTGGCTGCAGCGCCATGGCATCGCAGGCGCCGTCAGTGAGGCCGCCAAGGAGTGGCAGGACGGCGCCGACGATTCGATCGACGCAATATTCGACAAGGTCGAGTCGAAGTTCGTCGACGCCTGGCAGGTCGATGCCGGCCTGCAGACCTACGGTGAAGCGGTGGGCGATCTGCTCGACTTCCGGGAGCGCGAGGGCGAGCCGTCCGAGATGAGCGCCGCCGATTGGCGCACATTCGCCGCGACCGCCCCGATGTATTCCGCACGCGAGAAGGCCAAGGAACTCGGGGCCGACGTCGCATGGGACTGCGAGCGCGCGAAGACGCCGGAAGGCTACTACCAGATCCGCGGTGGTATCCCGTACGCGATCGCCAAGTCGTTGGCTGCCGCACCGTTCGCCGACATCCTTTGGATGGAGACCAAGACCGCCGATCTCGCCGACGCCAAACAGTTCGCCGACGCGATCCACGCCGTTTACCCCGAACAGATGCTGGCCTACAACCTGTCCCCCTCGTTCAACTGGGACACCACCGGCATGTCCGACGACGAGATGCGCGCGTTCCCTGAGGAACTCGGGAAGATGGGCTTCGTCTTCAACTTCATCACCTACGGTGGCCACCAGGTGGACGGTGTGGCATGCGAGGAGTTCGCCACCTCGCTGCGCCAGGAGGGCATGCTCGCGCTGGCCCGCCTCCAGCGCAAGATGCGACTGGTCGAATCCCCTTACCGCACACCGCAAACCCTGGTCGGCGGACCCCGCAGCGACGCTGCGCTGGCCGCATCGTCGGGCCGCACTGCGACCACCAAGGCCATGGGCGAGGGCTCGACGCAGCATCAGCATCTCGTGCAGACCGAGGTGCCCAAGAAGCTGCTGGAGGAATGGCTGGCGCTGTGGAGCGACCATTATCAGATCGGCGAGAAGCTGCGGGTACAGCTGCGGCCGCGCCGCGCCGGCTCCGACGTCCTCGACTTGCAGATTCTCGGCGACGGCGAAGAGCCGCTGGCCAATGTAGTCGTCGACCCGATCAAGGATCGGCACGGCCGCAACATCCTCACCGTGCGCGACCAGAACACATTCTCCGAGAAGATGCGCAAGAAGCGCTTGATGGACGTGATCCACCTGTGGCTGATCCACCGCTTCAAGCCGGAGATCGTTTACTACGTGACGCCGACCGAGGACAACATCTATCAGACCGAGAAGATGAAGTCCCACGGCATTTTCAGCAATGTGTACCAGGAGGTCGGCGAAATCATCGTCGCCGACGTGAATCAGGCGCGCATCGACGAGCTGCTCGCGTCCGACCGCGAGGCGCTCAAGCGGCTCATCGCCAAGGAGGACTGA
- the lhgO gene encoding L-2-hydroxyglutarate oxidase yields MTDRVAVVGGGIVGVAMAREILTRTPDAQLSLFEKEDHLAAHQTGHNSGVIHAGLYYQPGSNKAVLCRRGVGLLEEFCAQRGIRRIECGKVLVALNEAERARLGDIEERARANGVPGVRVIGPEELRELEPHVRGVAALHSPTTSIVDFTEVTKALAADAVAAGAKMLLGQEIIGFRSTGTEVVVTARTAGGTYQAAFDRVIACGGLQSDRLAELAGDGPDPVIMPFRGEYYLLKPQRRGLVNGLVYPVPDPRYPFLGVHITPRVDGEVLVGPNAVLALAREGYTWRTASKHDLTEVVRTPAFWRFARQHWRTGIRETYGSLSKRRFIAGARAYIPEISDDDAVPGPAGVRAQALDADGALVDDFRISVRGRIVLLRNAPSPAATSALAIAEHVVSLI; encoded by the coding sequence ATGACCGACCGGGTCGCCGTTGTCGGTGGAGGAATCGTCGGGGTCGCGATGGCGCGCGAGATACTCACCCGCACACCCGACGCACAGCTGAGCCTCTTCGAGAAGGAGGACCACCTCGCGGCGCACCAGACCGGGCACAACAGCGGGGTCATCCACGCCGGCCTGTACTACCAACCCGGGTCGAACAAGGCCGTGCTCTGCCGTCGCGGCGTCGGTCTGCTCGAGGAGTTCTGTGCACAACGCGGAATCCGGCGCATCGAGTGCGGCAAGGTGCTGGTCGCACTGAACGAAGCGGAACGTGCACGGCTGGGCGACATCGAAGAACGCGCACGGGCCAACGGCGTCCCCGGTGTCCGCGTCATCGGCCCCGAGGAGTTGCGCGAGCTCGAACCGCACGTACGCGGTGTCGCGGCGCTGCACTCCCCGACGACGTCGATCGTCGATTTCACCGAGGTGACCAAGGCGCTCGCGGCAGACGCCGTCGCGGCAGGAGCGAAAATGCTTCTCGGACAGGAAATCATCGGCTTCCGATCAACCGGCACCGAGGTCGTCGTCACGGCACGCACGGCGGGCGGCACCTATCAGGCCGCGTTCGACCGGGTGATCGCGTGCGGCGGACTGCAGAGCGACCGGCTCGCCGAACTCGCCGGCGACGGACCGGATCCTGTCATCATGCCGTTCCGCGGTGAGTACTACCTGTTGAAGCCGCAACGACGCGGTCTGGTCAATGGTCTGGTGTATCCGGTGCCCGACCCGCGCTACCCGTTCCTGGGCGTCCACATCACCCCGCGCGTCGACGGCGAGGTGCTCGTCGGCCCCAACGCGGTACTGGCACTGGCCCGGGAGGGTTACACCTGGCGCACGGCGTCGAAGCACGACCTCACCGAGGTCGTCCGCACACCGGCGTTCTGGCGGTTCGCCCGGCAGCACTGGCGCACCGGGATCCGCGAGACGTACGGCTCGCTGAGCAAGCGTCGGTTCATCGCCGGAGCCCGTGCGTACATCCCCGAGATCAGCGACGATGACGCCGTACCGGGGCCGGCCGGAGTCCGCGCGCAGGCCCTCGACGCCGACGGCGCCTTGGTCGACGACTTCCGAATCAGCGTTCGTGGGCGGATCGTGCTGCTGCGGAATGCGCCCTCGCCCGCCGCGACGTCAGCGCTGGCGATCGCCGAGCACGTCGTCTCCTTGATCTGA
- a CDS encoding acyl-CoA dehydrogenase family protein yields the protein MTSTVDAADRVVGLARGMSELVQTQAEESERARTLTQTVVDEMWASGLMTSFNPVEAGGVEPSFTEMIETWIEMAWQDGSFGWIGIANLPSSFAAAAYLPDEGFAEVFTAHQNRVTMGGQFFPNGQGHTVDGGFTLSGSWSFGSGTGHSEYVAAGFFPMDDGEMRWLSEGVPDMRVAVVPREQVTFTDGWHVQGLKGTGSYDYSVQDLFVPEYRTFALFSREPLRGTSPATRMGLMPVTAAGHASWALGVAKSMLDDVQTLAATKFRMSDMASLASRQTFQKGLAHHVAAWRAARLLVLEAFTTAEAAVASGQELTPTLRADMRVAAVYATDVSREAAEWAHLVAGTSSIREGSRLERAFRDIYTGSQHAFISEKVAMDAAQIWLGIIEDQFGL from the coding sequence ATGACGTCGACAGTCGATGCGGCCGACAGAGTTGTCGGTCTCGCGCGCGGTATGAGTGAGCTCGTGCAGACTCAGGCCGAAGAATCCGAACGGGCACGTACCCTCACCCAGACGGTCGTCGACGAGATGTGGGCGAGCGGCTTGATGACGTCGTTCAACCCGGTTGAAGCCGGGGGAGTCGAGCCGTCGTTCACCGAGATGATCGAGACCTGGATCGAAATGGCTTGGCAGGACGGCTCCTTCGGGTGGATCGGCATCGCGAACCTGCCATCGTCGTTTGCCGCCGCGGCGTACCTGCCCGACGAGGGTTTCGCGGAAGTGTTCACCGCGCATCAGAACCGCGTGACCATGGGCGGCCAGTTCTTTCCCAACGGCCAGGGCCACACGGTCGACGGCGGCTTCACGCTCAGCGGGTCGTGGAGTTTCGGGTCCGGAACCGGCCATTCCGAATACGTCGCGGCGGGATTCTTCCCGATGGACGACGGCGAGATGCGCTGGCTCAGCGAAGGCGTGCCCGACATGCGAGTGGCCGTGGTGCCGCGTGAGCAGGTCACCTTCACCGACGGGTGGCATGTGCAGGGGCTCAAGGGAACCGGCTCCTACGACTACAGCGTGCAGGACCTTTTCGTGCCCGAATACCGGACCTTCGCGCTGTTCTCGCGTGAGCCGCTGCGCGGCACATCGCCTGCGACCCGGATGGGACTGATGCCCGTCACCGCCGCGGGACACGCGTCGTGGGCGCTGGGTGTGGCCAAGAGCATGCTCGACGACGTCCAGACGCTCGCGGCGACGAAGTTCCGGATGAGCGATATGGCGTCGCTGGCCAGTCGACAGACGTTCCAGAAGGGGCTGGCACACCACGTCGCAGCCTGGCGGGCCGCTCGGCTGCTGGTGCTCGAGGCGTTCACCACCGCCGAGGCAGCGGTCGCCTCGGGCCAGGAACTGACGCCGACGTTGCGCGCCGATATGCGGGTAGCCGCCGTCTATGCCACCGATGTCTCGCGGGAGGCCGCCGAATGGGCGCACCTGGTGGCCGGCACTAGCTCGATTCGGGAAGGCAGTCGCCTCGAGCGTGCGTTCCGCGACATCTACACGGGCAGCCAGCATGCGTTCATCAGCGAGAAGGTCGCGATGGATGCGGCACAGATCTGGCTCGGCATCATCGAGGATCAGTTCGGCCTCTGA
- a CDS encoding DJ-1/PfpI family protein — MRIEIVVFDGFDALDVVAPWEMFARAATIDSGLEVGVVRVDGPALVTAADGLQLQVDDELGTPDALFVPGGSWVGGSNNGVRREIRQGTLPRIIAELSTEVRWVASVCTGALLLGEAGILRDRNATTNPAALEELSRYDAIVRQNRVVDDGNVVSAGAVTSGLDLALWLIRRELGEPVAGDIARAVAYPMPTDVWQTPGQRPN, encoded by the coding sequence ATGCGAATCGAGATCGTGGTGTTCGACGGGTTCGACGCCCTGGACGTGGTGGCGCCCTGGGAGATGTTCGCCCGTGCGGCGACCATCGATTCGGGGCTCGAAGTCGGTGTGGTGCGCGTCGACGGGCCGGCATTGGTGACCGCCGCCGACGGATTGCAATTGCAGGTCGACGACGAGTTGGGTACCCCTGACGCGTTGTTCGTGCCAGGCGGCAGCTGGGTGGGTGGCTCAAACAACGGTGTGCGACGGGAGATCCGGCAGGGCACGCTGCCCCGCATCATCGCGGAGCTGTCCACCGAGGTGCGATGGGTCGCCTCGGTATGTACCGGCGCGCTTCTGCTCGGCGAGGCAGGAATCCTGCGCGATCGCAACGCCACCACGAATCCAGCTGCGCTGGAAGAGCTTTCGCGCTACGATGCGATCGTCCGGCAGAACCGCGTCGTCGACGACGGCAACGTCGTGAGCGCGGGTGCGGTGACGTCGGGACTCGACCTCGCGCTGTGGCTCATACGTCGGGAACTGGGCGAGCCGGTTGCAGGAGACATCGCGCGAGCCGTGGCCTACCCGATGCCGACGGACGTTTGGCAGACGCCTGGTCAGAGGCCGAACTGA
- a CDS encoding class I adenylate-forming enzyme family protein: MSQPRLTIPALLEYSAREFGDQTYLATPTDRLTYREAEQRSADLARWLLAQGVGKGTRVGLFFPNGAEWVTWWLAVSRVGAVAVPLSTLYAPAEIAKVLRLADIGLLIAPSEVLTIDVAERLEAALPELAGQQTDRLVLTAAPYLRRIVVTQSSGRRWATPHDAAAPVVPADILAAVQQEVSPADLAVMVHTSGSTADPKGVLHTHGTLVRQTSTWPDAIRAVTGSGAHARILCAMPFFWIGGLLATTGALHEPVTLLVIPRLDAETALDLVEREQATGIVGWPAFTQRLREHPTFPDRDLSSAPMLREGPLDIAMTDVPDGFPVHRTMSETAGGFAYTQMRIVDDDQNPVPAGTVGELLVRGIGVMVGYNKRERSETFDDDGWYHTGDRVYRSDGDPRLFYVGRTSDLIKAAGANVSPLEVESVIEQFPDVSQCIVVGIDDAVRGEEVCAVVVPAGSQIDMQSLATRTRDQLSAYKVPTRWVLATSEQIPILASGKLNRKALRTLVMDGTLSQESLRDDAAQVGRHVRGPHR; encoded by the coding sequence GTGAGCCAGCCGCGACTGACCATCCCCGCACTTCTCGAGTACAGCGCGCGTGAGTTCGGCGACCAGACCTATCTGGCCACGCCGACGGACCGATTGACCTATCGCGAGGCCGAACAGCGGTCGGCAGACCTCGCCCGCTGGCTGCTGGCGCAGGGCGTAGGCAAGGGCACCCGCGTCGGGCTGTTCTTCCCCAACGGCGCCGAGTGGGTCACCTGGTGGTTGGCGGTCTCCCGCGTCGGCGCCGTAGCCGTCCCGCTGAGCACGTTGTACGCCCCGGCCGAGATCGCCAAGGTGCTCAGGCTCGCCGACATCGGACTGCTGATCGCACCGTCCGAGGTGCTCACCATCGATGTCGCCGAGCGTCTGGAAGCGGCGCTTCCCGAGCTGGCCGGTCAGCAAACCGACCGGCTCGTGTTGACCGCCGCGCCGTATTTGCGTCGCATCGTCGTCACTCAATCCTCTGGGCGACGCTGGGCGACGCCGCACGACGCGGCCGCCCCGGTCGTGCCTGCGGACATTCTGGCGGCCGTGCAACAGGAGGTTTCCCCCGCAGATCTGGCCGTCATGGTGCACACGTCGGGTTCGACGGCTGACCCCAAGGGCGTGCTGCACACCCACGGCACACTGGTCCGGCAGACGTCGACATGGCCGGACGCGATCCGCGCGGTGACGGGTTCAGGCGCGCACGCCCGGATTCTGTGTGCGATGCCGTTCTTCTGGATCGGCGGGCTGCTCGCGACGACGGGTGCGCTTCACGAGCCCGTGACACTTCTCGTCATCCCGCGTCTGGACGCCGAGACGGCGCTGGATCTCGTCGAGCGCGAGCAGGCGACGGGAATCGTCGGATGGCCCGCCTTCACCCAGCGACTCCGCGAGCATCCGACATTCCCTGACCGCGACCTGTCGAGTGCACCGATGCTGCGCGAGGGCCCACTGGACATCGCGATGACCGATGTGCCCGACGGGTTTCCCGTGCACCGCACCATGTCTGAGACCGCCGGCGGGTTCGCGTATACCCAGATGCGCATCGTGGACGACGATCAGAATCCGGTGCCGGCCGGTACCGTCGGCGAGCTTCTCGTTCGTGGAATCGGCGTGATGGTCGGCTACAACAAACGTGAACGCAGCGAGACCTTCGACGACGACGGCTGGTATCACACCGGCGACCGGGTCTACCGCTCCGACGGCGATCCGCGCCTTTTCTACGTGGGACGCACCAGCGACCTCATCAAGGCCGCCGGTGCGAACGTCTCACCGCTGGAGGTCGAATCGGTCATCGAGCAGTTCCCCGACGTGTCGCAGTGCATCGTCGTCGGAATCGACGATGCGGTGCGCGGCGAGGAAGTGTGTGCCGTCGTCGTGCCCGCCGGGTCGCAGATCGACATGCAATCTCTGGCGACCCGTACGCGGGATCAGTTGTCCGCCTACAAAGTTCCCACCCGGTGGGTGCTCGCGACGAGCGAGCAGATCCCCATCCTGGCGAGCGGCAAACTGAACCGAAAGGCGTTGCGCACATTGGTCATGGACGGAACGCTGTCCCAGGAGTCGCTACGCGATGATGCGGCTCAGGTAGGGCGTCATGTTCGCGGTCCGCACCGGTGA
- the ripD gene encoding NlpC/P60 family peptidoglycan-binding protein RipD, with amino-acid sequence MRSIYALAISLALLVTTTGLATAQPQPYQQMASQQQAIQTVIARGLAQRGVPFSYGGGDVTGPTRGSGPATNAAGINPEGRIVGLNPAADVVGFDASGLMVYAFAGVGVKLPRSSGAQYKVGQKVTAAQALPGDLIFYGPEGKDSVALFIGNGQMLEVADTGVTVSPVRTANMTPYLSRIIA; translated from the coding sequence ATGAGAAGCATCTACGCCTTGGCGATCAGCCTGGCGCTGTTGGTGACGACAACCGGTCTGGCGACGGCGCAGCCGCAGCCGTATCAACAAATGGCCAGCCAGCAGCAGGCGATCCAAACGGTGATCGCGCGTGGACTTGCCCAACGGGGCGTTCCGTTTTCCTATGGCGGTGGCGACGTCACGGGTCCGACCCGCGGCAGCGGCCCGGCTACGAACGCCGCCGGAATCAACCCCGAGGGCAGGATCGTCGGGCTGAACCCCGCCGCGGATGTCGTCGGATTCGACGCGTCTGGCCTCATGGTCTACGCCTTCGCCGGCGTGGGCGTGAAGCTGCCGCGCTCGTCGGGGGCGCAGTACAAGGTCGGACAGAAAGTCACCGCGGCGCAGGCACTCCCAGGAGACCTGATCTTCTACGGGCCCGAGGGCAAAGACAGTGTCGCCCTCTTCATCGGCAACGGGCAGATGCTGGAGGTCGCCGACACGGGCGTCACGGTGTCACCGGTGCGGACCGCGAACATGACGCCCTACCTGAGCCGCATCATCGCGTAG